One window of the Chryseobacterium sp. CY350 genome contains the following:
- a CDS encoding patatin-like phospholipase family protein — MNFEKTGLVLSGGGTKGIAHAGVLKFLSEKNIDVDILSCCSAGSIVGCLYAIGKKPEEILDFFQSIYFFNWKHFTFNQPGLVSSIIFANYLKPIFQDMKIGDLDKEVRIVATELVSGTEKIFDKDFKVIDAMIASCSIPGITTPYILGEEMYCDGGVLNNFPADIIRNDCDKLIGVFVSPPHDIKISDLKTIKSIVSRSFDLFSYRVEKVKFEYCDWLISSKDLSPFGNFERKKERLEQIYNIGYDAAKNSYSESNFMKELKN, encoded by the coding sequence ATGAATTTTGAAAAAACAGGATTGGTTTTATCTGGTGGCGGTACCAAAGGGATTGCGCATGCCGGAGTTTTAAAATTTCTCAGCGAAAAAAATATTGATGTAGATATCCTGTCATGTTGCAGCGCGGGATCTATCGTTGGCTGTCTTTACGCGATCGGAAAAAAACCTGAAGAAATTTTAGACTTTTTTCAGTCGATCTATTTCTTTAACTGGAAGCACTTCACGTTTAATCAGCCCGGACTGGTTTCTTCTATTATTTTTGCCAATTATCTTAAACCGATTTTTCAGGATATGAAAATTGGTGATTTAGATAAAGAGGTAAGAATAGTTGCCACAGAATTGGTTTCCGGAACAGAAAAAATATTTGATAAAGATTTTAAAGTAATCGATGCAATGATTGCTTCCTGCTCAATTCCCGGGATAACAACGCCTTATATTTTGGGTGAAGAAATGTATTGCGATGGGGGAGTTCTCAATAATTTTCCGGCTGACATCATCAGAAACGACTGTGATAAATTGATCGGAGTTTTTGTTTCGCCGCCACACGACATCAAAATCAGTGATCTGAAAACCATCAAATCAATTGTTTCACGTTCTTTCGATTTGTTTTCGTACCGAGTTGAAAAGGTAAAATTTGAATATTGTGATTGGCTCATTTCTTCAAAAGATCTCTCACCTTTCGGGAATTTCGAAAGGAAAAAAGAACGCCTCGAACAAATTTACAACATCGGTTATGACGCCGCAAAAAACAGTTATTCGGAAAGTAATTTTATGAAAGAATTGAAAAACTAA
- the ade gene encoding adenine deaminase: MNFKIKANLIDIIARETFPAEVIISDSKITSIKRINEKVETYILPGFIDAHVHIESSMLVPSEFAKIAVKHGTVGTISDPHEIANVLGIPGVDYMIENAKQVPFHFYFGAPSCVPATQFETAGAVIDANDIDQLLSRKEIVYLAEMMNFPGVIYKDEEVLKKIAFAKKHGKPIDGHAPGLMGEGMKTYFDAGITTDHECFGYTEALEKLKHGVKILIREGSAAKNFDTLIPLLKEFPEQIMFCCDDKHPDNLIESHINDHVKRALNQGHDLYDVLRVASYNVVQHYNLPIGLLQIGDKADFIEIDNLNDFNILKTYISGELVAENGESFIQSVKAPIVNNFNCNLKKPSDFEIKSEGKKLRVIEALNGQLITHEILTDTLVINGFADSNIEEDILKIAVVNRYYDAPVSIAFIKNLGLKSGAIASCVAHDCHNIVVVGTNDEDICKAVNAIIKAKGGISLANGNEEIALELPIAGIMTDLPAEDVAELYIKLDRRAKELGSKLRAPYMSLSFMALLVIPELKLSDKGLFNGKSFEFTDVFVK, from the coding sequence ATGAATTTTAAAATTAAAGCCAATTTAATAGACATCATTGCAAGAGAAACTTTTCCTGCAGAAGTTATAATTTCAGATTCAAAAATCACTTCAATAAAGCGAATCAATGAAAAAGTAGAGACCTACATTCTACCCGGTTTTATCGATGCCCATGTTCATATTGAAAGCAGCATGCTTGTACCATCAGAATTCGCAAAAATTGCAGTAAAACACGGAACCGTAGGCACCATTTCTGATCCGCATGAGATTGCCAACGTCTTAGGAATTCCGGGTGTAGATTATATGATAGAAAATGCTAAGCAGGTTCCTTTTCATTTTTACTTTGGAGCGCCATCGTGTGTTCCGGCAACTCAGTTTGAAACTGCAGGAGCGGTAATTGATGCTAATGACATTGATCAATTGCTTAGCAGAAAAGAAATTGTTTATCTGGCAGAGATGATGAACTTTCCAGGTGTTATCTATAAGGATGAAGAGGTTTTGAAAAAAATTGCTTTTGCAAAAAAACATGGAAAACCAATCGACGGTCATGCTCCGGGATTAATGGGAGAAGGAATGAAAACCTATTTTGATGCCGGAATCACTACAGATCATGAATGTTTTGGTTACACAGAAGCTTTAGAAAAATTAAAACATGGTGTGAAAATTTTGATCAGAGAAGGTAGTGCCGCGAAAAATTTCGATACCTTAATTCCTTTATTAAAAGAATTTCCAGAGCAGATCATGTTTTGTTGCGATGACAAACATCCCGATAATCTAATTGAATCTCATATTAATGATCACGTAAAACGTGCCTTAAACCAAGGTCATGACTTATATGATGTTCTTCGTGTAGCTTCTTACAACGTCGTACAACATTACAATTTACCCATTGGTTTACTGCAGATTGGCGACAAAGCAGATTTTATTGAAATTGATAACCTTAATGATTTTAATATTTTAAAAACATACATCAGCGGAGAATTGGTGGCAGAAAATGGAGAGTCGTTTATTCAATCTGTAAAAGCTCCGATTGTCAATAATTTTAACTGTAATCTCAAAAAACCTTCTGATTTTGAAATTAAAAGTGAAGGTAAAAAATTACGTGTAATAGAAGCTTTAAATGGACAATTAATCACCCACGAAATTCTAACAGACACGTTGGTAATTAACGGTTTTGCAGATTCAAATATTGAGGAAGATATTCTTAAGATTGCTGTAGTCAACCGTTACTATGATGCTCCTGTTTCTATAGCTTTTATTAAAAATTTAGGTTTAAAAAGTGGAGCAATCGCCTCTTGTGTTGCGCACGACTGCCACAATATTGTGGTGGTGGGAACTAATGATGAAGACATTTGTAAAGCCGTCAACGCCATCATTAAAGCAAAAGGTGGTATCTCTTTAGCAAATGGTAATGAAGAAATCGCTTTGGAATTACCAATTGCAGGAATTATGACCGATCTACCGGCTGAAGATGTCGCAGAATTATACATCAAATTAGACCGAAGAGCTAAAGAGTTAGGAAGCAAACTGAGAGCGCCTTATATGAGTTTATCATTCATGGCACTTTTGGTAATACCCGAATTAAAATTGAGCGATAAAGGTTTATTTAATGGTAAAAGTTTTGAGTTTACAGATGTCTTTGTCAAGTAA
- a CDS encoding PH domain-containing protein, translated as MFKKLAAEALGLGDIGKIIPSQDYDKVDSDDYILSEDNEKIFFLIKSKRDEYCFTNRALIHTDGASALDRKRVLKRYEYYQFPFSNIALQTAGTIDLDVEISFNVGNVPLLISVAKGQIDQLKDLYKALLAIQQEVHHNHSLLNFSNDSIQKAITSVASGKQENVSKSQELKAINEYIFAWNTNSFDRYNQKDFSRIFEKYINN; from the coding sequence ATGTTTAAAAAATTAGCTGCCGAAGCTTTAGGATTGGGAGATATAGGTAAAATCATCCCATCTCAGGATTATGATAAAGTAGACTCTGACGATTATATTTTATCTGAAGATAATGAGAAGATTTTCTTTTTAATTAAATCTAAAAGAGATGAGTACTGTTTTACAAACAGAGCGCTTATTCACACTGACGGAGCAAGTGCTTTAGACCGAAAAAGAGTGCTTAAAAGATACGAATATTATCAGTTTCCTTTTTCAAATATTGCCTTGCAGACTGCGGGAACAATCGATTTGGATGTTGAAATTTCCTTTAACGTGGGAAATGTACCTTTGTTAATTAGTGTGGCGAAAGGTCAGATCGATCAGTTGAAAGATTTGTATAAAGCACTTTTGGCGATTCAGCAGGAAGTTCACCACAATCATTCTCTTTTGAATTTTTCTAATGACAGCATCCAGAAAGCAATTACAAGTGTAGCATCCGGAAAACAGGAAAATGTTTCTAAAAGCCAGGAATTAAAAGCTATCAACGAATATATATTCGCATGGAATACCAATAGTTTCGACAGATATAATCAAAAAGATTTCTCAAGAATTTTTGAAAAATATATTAATAATTAG
- a CDS encoding ABC transporter ATP-binding protein translates to MSLHVVNLTKNFAEQTALNNINISIDKNEIIGLLGPNGAGKSTLMKSIVGALKIDEGEIIFNGKNISENEIESKKNIGFLPENNPLYLEMYVKEYLQFVANIHKISESRVDEVIELVGITPEKSKKISQLSKGYKQRVGLAQAIIHQPDLLILDEPTNGLDPNQIIEIRNVVKEIGKEKTVLLSTHIMQEVEALCSRVILIHKGNILQDCAIEEFKGKFDSLEEAFASYTQGEIIS, encoded by the coding sequence ATGTCTCTTCACGTAGTCAATTTAACCAAAAACTTTGCCGAGCAAACTGCACTCAACAATATTAATATTTCGATTGATAAAAATGAAATCATAGGCCTTCTTGGTCCCAACGGAGCCGGAAAATCTACGCTGATGAAATCTATTGTTGGTGCATTAAAAATTGATGAAGGCGAAATTATTTTTAATGGAAAAAACATTTCGGAAAACGAAATAGAAAGCAAAAAGAATATTGGCTTTCTCCCGGAAAACAATCCGTTGTATCTGGAAATGTACGTGAAAGAATATCTGCAATTTGTTGCAAATATTCACAAAATTTCAGAATCAAGAGTTGATGAGGTGATCGAACTTGTAGGAATTACTCCGGAAAAATCAAAAAAAATAAGCCAACTTTCTAAAGGTTACAAACAGAGAGTAGGTTTGGCTCAGGCGATCATACACCAACCTGATTTACTAATTTTGGATGAACCCACAAACGGTTTAGATCCCAATCAAATCATCGAAATAAGAAATGTAGTGAAGGAAATCGGCAAAGAAAAAACAGTTTTACTTTCTACGCATATCATGCAGGAAGTTGAAGCACTTTGCTCAAGAGTGATTTTAATTCATAAAGGAAATATTTTGCAGGATTGTGCGATTGAAGAATTTAAAGGGAAATTTGACAGCCTGGAAGAAGCTTTCGCCAGTTATACTCAAGGAGAAATTATTTCGTAA
- the lpdA gene encoding dihydrolipoyl dehydrogenase produces MNYDIIVIGSGPGGYVTAIRAAQLGFKTAIIEKENLGGICLNWGCIPTKALLKSAQVFHYINHAEDYGLNKVEASFEFPNVIQRSRGVASKMSKGIEFLMKKNKIDVILGTAKVQKGKKVSVTDKDGKVTEYTGTNIILATGARSRELPNLPQDGKKVIGYRQALSLPEQPKSMIVVGSGAIGVEFADFYNTMGTKVTVVEFLPNIVPVEDEEISKHLEKSLKKTGIEIMTNASVESVDTSGNGVVATVKTAKGNITLEADILLSAVGIAANIENIGLEEVGIQTDKGRVLVNEWYETSVPGYYAIGDIIPTQALAHVASAEGITCVEKIKGLHVEKIDYGNIPGCTYCHPEVASVGLTEKQAKEKGYEIKVGKFPLSASGKATANGNTDGFVKVIFDAKYGEWLGCHMIGEGVTDMVAEAVVARKLETTGHEIIKSIHPHPTVSEAIMEAAAAAYGEVIHI; encoded by the coding sequence ATGAATTACGATATTATTGTCATCGGTAGTGGTCCTGGTGGATATGTTACAGCAATCAGAGCGGCACAGTTGGGTTTTAAAACTGCAATTATCGAGAAAGAAAATTTAGGAGGAATCTGCCTTAACTGGGGATGTATTCCTACAAAAGCTTTATTGAAGTCTGCTCAGGTTTTTCATTACATCAATCACGCTGAAGATTATGGTTTAAATAAAGTGGAAGCGAGTTTTGAGTTTCCAAATGTTATCCAGAGAAGCCGTGGAGTTGCCTCTAAAATGAGCAAAGGAATTGAGTTCTTAATGAAAAAGAATAAGATTGACGTAATTCTTGGTACTGCAAAAGTGCAGAAAGGTAAAAAAGTTTCTGTAACCGACAAAGACGGAAAAGTAACTGAATATACCGGAACAAACATTATCCTAGCTACAGGAGCTCGTTCTAGAGAATTACCAAACTTGCCACAAGATGGTAAAAAAGTAATAGGATACAGACAGGCTTTATCTCTTCCTGAGCAGCCGAAATCTATGATCGTTGTAGGTTCCGGAGCAATCGGAGTAGAATTTGCCGATTTTTATAACACAATGGGTACGAAAGTAACTGTTGTTGAATTTTTACCAAATATCGTTCCTGTAGAAGATGAAGAAATCTCAAAACACTTAGAGAAGTCTTTGAAAAAAACAGGGATCGAAATTATGACCAACGCATCTGTTGAAAGCGTAGATACCAGCGGCAATGGTGTAGTTGCAACTGTAAAAACAGCAAAAGGAAATATTACTCTTGAAGCTGATATATTATTATCTGCTGTCGGGATCGCTGCAAATATTGAGAACATTGGTCTTGAGGAAGTGGGCATTCAGACAGATAAAGGAAGAGTTTTGGTTAACGAATGGTACGAAACTTCAGTTCCTGGTTACTATGCGATTGGAGATATCATCCCGACTCAGGCTTTAGCGCACGTTGCTTCTGCCGAAGGAATTACTTGTGTAGAAAAAATCAAAGGATTGCATGTTGAAAAAATTGATTACGGCAATATTCCTGGATGTACTTACTGTCATCCTGAAGTAGCTTCTGTTGGTCTTACTGAGAAGCAGGCTAAAGAAAAAGGGTACGAAATTAAAGTTGGTAAATTCCCTCTTTCTGCAAGTGGAAAAGCTACGGCAAACGGAAATACAGACGGATTCGTTAAAGTAATTTTTGATGCCAAATATGGCGAATGGTTAGGTTGTCACATGATTGGCGAAGGTGTTACCGATATGGTTGCTGAAGCGGTTGTTGCAAGAAAACTGGAAACTACAGGTCACGAAATCATCAAATCTATTCACCCGCATCCAACGGTTTCTGAAGCTATCATGGAAGCTGCTGCTGCTGCTTATGGTGAAGTGATTCACATCTAA